The Acetobacter sp. DNA window GGTCGAAGGAGCTGGGCCAATGATCCGTCGTGCTCTTCGTTTTCTGCCACTGCTGATTTTGCCTCTGGCGGGATGCGCGCAGCAGTATCATCCACCCGCTATCCGCTATGATGATGCCGTGCAGGCGACACGTCTGCCGGATCCGCCGAAGCCGGTTCAGGTGGTTGAAGTCCCGAAACCGCTTCCCTTGCCCGGGCAACTCAAGCCGCTGCCGCCACGACGCGCCGCCCATTTGGCCCCCGAAGTCGCCGATCCGACCGCGCGCGTGACGCAGGCCAATCTGGCGGCGCGCATTCAGCCCACGCGAGCCGGGTTCATTAACGCGGTGCAGGTCTATCCTTATAGTCCGGGAGCGCTTTATCAGGTTTACACCTCGCCGGGCGAAATCACCGACATCATGCTCCAGCAGGGCGAAAGGTTGGTCGGCACGGGGCCGGTTGCCGCCGGGGATACGGTGCGCTGGATCATCGGCGATACCGAGAGCGGGACAGGGGCGACCAAACGCATCCATATTCTGGTGAAGCCAACACGGCCGGATCTCACCACCAATCTGATCGTCAATACCGACCGACGGACCTACCTTGCCGAATTGAGGTCAACGCCAGCTACCTATATGGCATCGGTCTCCTGGAACTATCCCGAAGACGATCTGATTGCTTTGCATCGGCAGGATAGCGCTGCCGATGAAGCTGCGTCGGTGGATGCGGGGCTGGATCTGAACGCCCTGAATTTCCGTTATGCCATCCAGCCGGTCAAAGGCGGCACGCCGCCCTGGCTTCCCAGCCGGGCCTTCGATGATGGGCATAAGGTCTATATTGCTTTCCCATCGGGGATCGGGCAGGGCGAGCTACCGCCACTGTTCGTGCTGGCGGCCGATGGCGGACCGGAACTGGTCAATTACCGGGTGCGCCAGAACTGGATGATCGTGGATCGTCTGTTCGCCGCCGCTGAACTGCGGCTGGGCGACAAACAGTCTGAACAGCGCGTGCGGATTGTCCGTACCGATGGACGGCGCTCATGACGGGCGAACAGGACGCGGACCGTGATGCAGGACGGGAAGAGGGAATGGACGGCCGGCGCCCTGCGGTTCCGTCATCCACATCAGACCTCCGTCTGCGGGCGGAACGGCCAAAGGTCGTCCGGTTATCGCGCTATGTCGTCTGGGGGCTGGCCGGCACCGCGATGATCGGAATAGGTCTGGCGCTCGGTTATGCGCTCCAGAATTCCGGTCGTCAGGGGGCACCGTCAGTCGTTCAGGAGTCTGATGCGCGTCCCTCGGCCGACGGGCTGGATGCCTTGCCGAAGGATTATACCGGCGTGCCGAAGCTGGGACCGCCCTTGCCTGGTGATCTGGGCAAACCGATCCTGAAAGCGCAGCAGGAAGGACGCGCTGGTCCTGTCTCCGGCATGGGCGACCATCGCGCCGAACAGGAAGTCGCGGCTGCCATAGCCAGCAAGCTGTTCGTGCAGACACGTGATGGCGGGCGACAGGACAATGAACTCCCCATCGCTGCACCGGCAACCGGGGGTAACGTCACAGCTGCACAATCTGGCGCGAATGACCGTCAGGCTGCCAACCGTGCCTTTCTGGCGGGAGAGCCCGACCGTGTCACGGTCAGCCCCGATCGTCTGACGCCACAGGCTTCGCCCTACGTGATTCAGGCTGGGACAGTGATTGCGGGCGCGCTGAACACCAAAGTCAGTTCCGACCTGCCGGGCCAGCTCATTGGGCATGTGACGCAGAATGTCTATGACAGTCCGACCGGCCGTTATCTTCTAGTTCCCCAGGGCAGCACGCTGTTCGGGAGCTACAACAGCAGCATCTCGTTCGGTCAGCAGCGCACGCAGGTCATCTGGACCCGACTTATCCGGCCCGATGGTGAAAGCATCGTGTTCGACAGGATGCCTGGCGCGGATGCGATCGGCCAGACCGGCCTGAAGGATCTGGTGGACCAGCACTGGGGCCAACTCTTCAAGGCCGCTCTGGTCACGACCCTGCTTAGCGTCGGTTCCGAAGCCGGCACATCATGGGGCGAGAACAACCTGTTTCAGGCGATCCGCAGCGGGGCCAGCAACGGATTTTCCATGGTGGGGAACCGTCTGATCGACCGCAGCATGGACGTGCAGCCCACGCTGACTGACCGGCCTGGGCTTCCGTTCACCCTGATCGTCAATCGCGATCTTGTCCTCAAACCCTGGCATCAGCAGGAAGGAGCATCCCCATGACCAAACTCCGTATCAGTGCCATCCCCGACAGTCGGCCCGTGAAGCTGACGATCGAATTGACGGCGGAAATCCATCGGGATCTGCTGCTCTATGTCGAACTGGTCTCGGGCACTGCCGGCGAGCCTGCAGACACCGTAACTGACGCGGCCAGACTGGTGCCGCTTATGGTTGGACGTTTCATGGAGACGGATCGGGCGTTCCAGAAACAGCGCCATTCACGGGTGGCTCGGACGAAGTCGGCGGGATCAGGTCCGGGTAACGCTCTCTGAGCAGGGAGAGGAAGGAGGCGAGGGGGCGGCTTGGATTGCTTCGCAACCAGCAGGCAGCGAAGCGCAACTCGCTCGGTGCGTTTTCGAAGCGTAGCTCCCGGTAGACGATCCCCGGCAACGTCTCGCCTGTGCTGCTTTCACAATCGATCATGATCCCTCGGTCCTCACTGACAAAAGGCCGCAGAGACGCCAACGGGATATCATGCTCGATCAGGGTGGGATGATGACTGCCGCGGCCCAGACATGCGCGAATGATCCGTGTCAGTTCCTGACCTGGATCCAGACTGCTGACCAGAAACCGCTCCTTTTTCAGCATCATCCATTCGAGCACCGCTTCGCCAGCAAGAGGGTGTTTCGCGGGTAAGACGGCAATGCATCGCTCTGGCCACAGCGGAAGAGACCCTTCCGGCCAGTTCAATTCGCCAGCCGTCACGATGGCAATGTCAAGATGACCCCGTTCAACGGCCGCAAGAAGCTCACGGCGGGTACCACCGACCAGCCGCCACTGGAGGTCCGGGTAACGACTGCGGAATTCAGTCAGGGTGGCGCGCAGATTGCCGGTCGAAACTGAGGTATAAAATCCAATAGCAATGCGCTCACCTCTCTTATGGCGGTTGGAGCGCGCATGGGCAGTCAGACTCTCCATGTCCTGTAGGATACGTCGTGCGGCCTGCATGAAAGTGGTGCCATCGTCTGTGGGGTGAACGCCGTCTCGCCTCCTTGTAAACAGGGAATAGCCGACATGGTTCTCAAGCGCCTCAATATGCCTGACAACCGTCATCTGCCGCACGCCAAGTTTCAGGGCGGCTTTTCTGATGCTCCCTTGCTCAAGGGCCGCGATTGCATAGCGCAGGTGCCGGGTTTCTATCGTCATTATCAGAGGTTAGCAGGGTCCGGTTCCAGAAATACAGCGTTACAAATCTATATCGCTTTTGCACGAATTTGAGAGCGAAAGTCAGTTAACTGCTCTCACACTGCGCGTGTTCTGCCTGCGCGTGACATGAGGCATCTATAACTAAAGCGTGTCGTTGCAAGCGCTACAACAGCAAGCCTTGGAAGGCCGCGGGACGGCAGCAATGGGGGGGGGAGCGGAATGTCGGTTATCCGAAAGGGATGACCGAAAGCCGCCATTCGCAGTGTTCACGTTCATGACAGCTACCGACCAAAGCCAGTTGTTCGGTGGTCAGTGTTTGAACGGCACCCTCTGACACAACTTGCCGTTCGCCCAATGCGAAGCTGCCTGCAGCAACTTGCCCTATTATCTGCTGTCCGCTCTTTCTCGGTAGCATCGGAAAGCTGCCGCCCTTTCGTTCCGTTCGACGCGCCGGACAATCCCCTTTCGATTTCACACTTTCGCTCTAGAGTAACGGTGTGACTACGCCCGAGGCCCGGGCCATGATCAGCGACATATCGTTGCGCCAGACGAGCTGATATGACTCGTCCCGCCGGTTCGCCGGCTAAGCCGTCGATTTTGGGGGTGCAGTTGCCGACAGTGAATCAATTCTTCCAGCCGCCGCTCTACTGGCAACAGTTCGAGGATCTCGCGAACGGATTGCTGGGCGAAGTCTACGGCATTCCCGACGCGCAGCCGTTCGGCAGGCCGGGCCAGGCGCAGGACGGTGTGGACGTGTTCGGTCTCTCGAAGCGCTATGGATTGATCGGCGTCCAATGCAAGCGGCTTGCCGACTTGGACGAGCACGGCAGCCCATACCCGGGCGGACCCGTCAGCCGGAAGCTGCTACGGGACGAAGCCGCCAAGTCGCTCAACTTCAAGTCCAAGCTATCGATCTGGATCCTCGCCACGACGGCGCGCCGCGACACCGTGGTGCAAAATTGGGTGAATGAACTCAACGAAGAATGGGTGAATGGCAGACGGAACTGCCGCGTGATGGTGTGGTCCTGGGACGACATCATTGGCTACCTCAACGCCTTTCCCGAACTCCAGCGCTGGTATTATGAGGAAGTCATCAAGGTCCGTGGGGCAAAGGACCTCGACGAGGTGATCCTCACGACGATCGCCATGGCCTTCGGGCGGCCTGCCTTCGAGGTGCCGCTCCACTGCGAGAGCCCTGAGGAATTCCTCCAAGCGCTCTCTGACACGCAGCGAGCGGTTCGGACGGGCGAGCTGCTCGACCGCGAAAGCCGGCATCCGATCCGCAAGTCGATCGGCGGCTGGCGCGACATAGACGACACCCATGTTCGCGGCGGCATCCAGCTTGTCGACAAGGCTCTCCGACACCTGCGAACGCAGATCGAACAGGGACTCAAGGATCAGCGAATACGGCGGGTGCAGGGCTTCTTGGACTTCACCGACACGCGTTTCGCAGGCGAGTTGGAACGGGCGCGCGATGAATGCATCGACATGTTGAACAGCGTGCTGACACACGTCGGTCTGCCGCCGGTGAGGTAAACCGAGCAAATGCGGCGCGACGCTCGACAACATATCGCCAGTGCTGACCAGCGTCGGGGGAAGTGCCGACGTCGCGGACATATACCACGTCAGCCGCGCCGATGTCGTGAAGCACGGCATGGGCCCCGAGACCTTGCGGAGCGCCCCTCGAGGAGGCGCCGCGCGACATATTCCTCCTCGACCTGCTGCTGGGCTCGGGGATCGTGCCCGGCGAGCTCGTCGAAGGGATCAAGGTGAGGGCATGGGGCTTCCGCTGGCCGGATACTTGGCCTCGACCATTACCAGTCGGTCGGGCACACCGGCGGCGCTCAACGTCTTGACTGACGTGACCTCGAACTTGAATCCAGGCGGCGTGACGACCTCGGCCTGCCACCGATAGGTTGTGTCCTCGTCTTTGCCAGGAACCGCTCCCGTCCAGACGAGAGGCGCCGGAGCGTCGAGATGAATGTTGAGTAAAAAGCTGGTCACATCCTTGGCCGCCATCGTGGCCAAAAGGTTGTTGCGTTGCTTCCATGCGAAATGGATTGAGGCGGCTTCAGGATTTAGCGTGCATGCCGTCAAATGCTGCCAGCGCACTGTTGCACCAACCTTGAAGTTGGCATCGAACAGACTCGTAGCCATGGCCGCCCCGCGGTGAATCTTGGAAATCTCGTCGAAGCATTGTCCAGCTGATGCCATCTCGTCCAAAGCCAACAGCTGTGCATCCACCGAACTCTCCACGTGGGTGACCACATCGGCTCTGATCGTTCCGTAGGCCTTTATTCGGTCGAGCCGCTTCTCAATAGCCTCCTGGCGAATCGCGGCGTCGGTCGTGGTCAGTCTGCCCTCGGCCATCTCCATCATCGCGGTGTTGTTGACGCTCCAGCACTTGAGCGTCTCGATCATCGCGTTGTCGCTGTAAGCGTCGTCAAGGAATTGGTAGCATGCGGTTGTCCTGCTCATGTCGGCCACCGCCTCCGGCTTGGCGCCGCAAGGGCCGAGGTTTGGAAACATTAAGACAAGTTCGTCGAATGAACGTGAGGCGGCAGCCAACTATATCTCCCAATCAATCAACGCGGTCGTGATACCCACCCGCGGTCAATAATCCCACACAACCTTGCAACCTAGATACTCACTGAGCACCATCCGGCGCCTCAACGTTTGGAAGCAGATCACTACCTACAGACCCTAACGTAAAACTGAGGGCACGTTCGGGGCAGGGTCAACGCGATGACGCTGGCGTCGAAGGGCGCGCGGGGAAGGTTTCAGCGATGGACCGACTTTTCTCTCCCGGGACCGGCGTTCCTGCCTCTCACCCAGCGCGTTGCTGGGCTGCCAGCCCCGCAGAAGGGGTGCGGCTGGCCGTCAGGGGAAGGCCTTTCTTTTACTTATCCGGCATATCGCTCAGCTTGTACTTTACGCCATTGTGCTTGATCCGAATCTCGACCTCGACGGCATCGCCTTCGTCCATCTTGTCACCAATGAACTTACCCGTGACGACATCATTTCCTTTCCGAATCAGGTCAGCGATATTGTCGGTCGACCGCCACGCCTGGAGCCACTGCCACTTCTCGTCCTTCAGAGCCCATCTGTACGTCTTGAATTCGTTCTTGAGCGCAGTCTTGCCGCCAGGCTTGGCGGCCACAATGTAATATTTAGTCATTATGCTCCTCATCGGGCGGGGCCGTCACAATGGTGCCTCCTTAATGCGGCAAGATAAGCCCCCTTTTTCGCCACTTCAAGAATGGACAGTTTCAGCGCCGCCGGTCTTTCTCAGCAGCAATGGCAATCGGCAGTTTTGTCCCAAACGCGGTCTATCACGGTTAGCCTAACAATGTCGTCTCTCGGGCAACCACCATCACCACTTCGATGTCTGCCTTGAGGGCAACTACTGCCTGTCTGCTCCTGTATCACTGAGCAGACAGGCAATTCAGGGCAGAAATTCGGCTGACGGTGAGAAAATATAGAAAGCGGCCTGTTACATAAATCCTGATAGTCAATTGCGTCACAAGACCAGAAAACGATAAGGTTTATCTACTACACAGCTTTATCTGGAGGCATAGTACAAACATCGCCAGTAGCTTTCTTCATTAACGATCTTTATTTAGTAAGCAGATTATACGAAAAATAGATATCCGGACCAATTTTGCGACGTAGGGAGTGCATTTGTTGGATTTAGTCCATGTTTCGTCGGACGTGACGCCCACACGGGCACTTCACTTGCTTACGACTGACATACTCCTTGCAGAACTAGTCTCCGGACGCCCCATAGCGACAGATACAGGTTATAGGCTGGTGCTCCATACCGTTGCCGCTAGAGGTGTGCTGTCATGGTATTGCCGGGCGCGCGCCAAGTGGGCGGGCAATGTCATGGTGCCCGATTGCGAAGCGATCATAGCCAGTATCAGCGCCACTCCAGATCACGTACCGTCTCCAGTTGTCTCCGGTAATCGAGAGCGTAGAGTCCTCCGGCTTACCAAGATCGTCGCACACAGATTTGCCGGGCTTCACGCATACGGGGGAATAGGAGAGCCGAGTAAGGATTTTGTGTTCGAACCGACCAGTCCCATCACGGTCTTCGAAGGTTGGAACGGTTCGGGCAAGACGAGCCTTATGAATTCGGTGATCTGGTGCCTCACCGGAAAGCTGCTCCGACCCCAGAGAATACCTGAGAGCGGTGAAGCCGAATTCCATTGCGAGATCGATCGAGGGGCGATGCAAGAAACATCGCAGCACAAGATCAGCGCGGTGACGCCTCTGCCAAGTTCTCAGCATTGGCTCCCCGCGGCGGCAGCCAAAACTGTGCCTGCCGACACCTGGGTTGAACTGACATTCGAATTGGAGGACGGGACGCACCTTCCACCGATCCGCAGGACACAGTCGCGAAAAACAAATGGCAAGTTGGAAGAAGTCGGGCCTAATCCGGCTGATCTAGGCCTTGATCCGATTGCCTTTAATCTTGGCACCACCATGCCCGGTCTTCTGCCATACCTGCAGGTGGGCAACCCATCGGAATTAGGTTTGGCCGTGGCGAGTCTCACAGGCCTTTCCGACTTGGTGGCTTTGGCGAAGCACGCCAAGCGTGCCAGAGCAAAGATAGCTGGCGACATTACCAAGGAGCGCAAAACTGGGCTCGAACAAATCGAGACGGAATATCGTCAGCATCGCACTGACCTTGAACAGCGCATTTCCGAATTCCCAGGAATGGCACCTGTAGCCGATCTTCCTGCGATTACTGACCACCCAGCAGCGTTCGCCACCCTGAGCCAGCATTTCGAAGACTTAAAGGCTAGCGGCCTCGGGCATGCTCGGGACGTGCTAGGCGATATGTTTGACGCTTCGGACGCCTCACAACGTCAAAACTTGGAGCAATGCATCGCTCCTGCATTAGAGCAGGTTCGCAGGCTCTCTCAGTTGCCATCGATGGAAAAATTAGGTGCTCTCAAGCTGGAGATAGATGCCCGCCAAGCAGTGGATTCCCTCGTTGATCGCCTGTTCGACGAAGCGACGATGCTCGATGAGCTATCTGCGAACCCGATCCTCGAACGCCGGACCCAACTCTACGCGCGAGTCACCGACTGGATGCATGAGCATGGGGAGGCTCATCATGATCGCTGCCCCGTTTGCCACCAGTCTCTCGCTGGAGTGGTTGACGCTGAGGCTGGTGGCTTGGTTGCTGATCATCTTCGTCAGGTTGCTGGAGATAGCGAAATCCTAGCAAAGACTATCGCACAATGGGCCGAGGGTTGGACCGGAAAGTTAGCTCGCGATCTGCCCGAAGCGCTTAGGCGTTGCTTGCAAAAGGATCTACCGGAGTCTCCCAGTGCAATCTTCCGAACCGCCTTGCTGGATGACCTTTTCAGAACGGAAGGCTTCGCAGGTGTCCTTTTCTCACTTCGCTCCAATGTGGAAAAGCTAACTAACCAGGCAATGGCGAGGCTGCCTGCGTTTACAGAACCGGAGCAGCGGGTTCTGCCAAGTCGAGTTGGCGCCCATGTGGCTATACTGAACAAGAGCTTGAACCGCCTCATCCGAGGATTAGCGTTTGTCGACTGGATGAAAGCTCACCGCGACGAACTTGTTGTCGTGCTCGATGAAGTCCGCGGCAAAGCTGATAGTAACGATCGCCAAGCGAGCGGTCTGCGAGCGCAGTTGATTCGCCTCGATGCAATCGTCAAAGGCGTCGCCCCTATCAACGCGGCGATCAATCTTTCAAAACGAATGGGCACAGCTCAGGGCGCACACAAGCGCACGCTTAAGGCAATTGAAGATTGTACCACGGCGGTAGCGGCACTTGATGAGATAATACCTATCGGTGATCTTGCCACCGCACAGGTCGAAGGCCTGCAAGCCCGCCTTCATAACCGGGCAGAGTATTGGCGAAACGCTATTTACCAGAATGCGACGACACTATCCCCCAAGCCGCATCGAACTGGTCTGACCCCTCAGGGTGCTATCGCGATTCAAGTTGGCCGCGATGGTGTCAACGCGCCTGCCCAGCATGTATCGAACGCCTCAGCTCTGAGAGCATCACTTTTGGGTTTTTATTTCGCATTCCGCGAGCATGTTCTTGAAACGAACGGCGGCCTGTCACTTATGATCTTGGACGATCCTCAAGATCTTCTCGACTACGATAATCGGGCCCGGCTAGCGCGTGCCTTGGATCAGCTTGCTGAGGGTGGCGCTCAGATTCTGGCTACTACTTATGATCGGAGCTTCGGTCGCACCCTTGTCGCCGAGGCTCGGGGAGCAAATCGGGTGGAGCATCGTGCTGTCCATCCGGTAAACGCATCACGTGCTACCCTCGAGACGTCCTTGGCGATAGAGGACCTAGATCGGAAGAGGAACGAGTTCGTCTCAAACGCTGATTCGGCATTTCACGCACAGGACTATGCTAATCAGGCTCGGATCTTTCTAGAAACACGCCTCGGAGATCTGTTCGACGACCCCGCCTATCCTGCATTTTCGGCGCCAACGGACGCACCAACCCTAATGCCGTTACTAGGACGGCTGCGGTCGCTGATCACTGCTCGCAGCAACGAGCTTTTCCGAAGCCCCGTGCTCTCGCGTTTCTGTGATGATCCTGCATTGGCTGACGGCGCTGAGCCGCGAAGGGTGCTTAATGAGGCGCACCACCGTAATGCCAATGCGCTGAGCTACATCGACGTGCAGAACGTCGATATGGACCTGAAGCGTTTACGCTCGGCAGTTGAGCGCGTCCATGAAGAGTTCCGGCGCTATCGCTGGCGGGAACCACTTCAGGAGACTGCTCCAGACAATGTCGTACCTCTGACTGCCGTTGCCATACCCGCGTTCAGTGTTCCGATCGTTCAGGACATTGCCGCTTTCAGCAGCCAAGTCCCGAGCGGTGGTAGCCAGGAACTAAGCTTGGAGACACTCTCCAGCCAATGGTTCGACGATAAGTCGTTGTTCTACATTCGCCGGGACACAATGGGTTTCACGATACCCGCCGGGTCCATAGCGATCGTAGAGTCTACTCCATCTTCGCCAGCCGATCACGAGCTAGTCATTGGTCGTCGCGGAACGCAGGCTTTCGCGCGCAGACTACTCCGTCCACGCAATGGCGAAGGATATTCCTTAGCTGCTGAAGCAACTGACCCACGTAGCGGCCGACCGACGCTAGCATTCGAGAATCATGAACTCGACCTGCATCGCGTCGTCGGAGCTCTATTCGTTCAGACACCCCCACCAGTCGGACGGGAAGAGGCGGTTTTCCTCGACGAGCATCCCGCGCTTGGGAGGATTGAGGTCGCATATCGTGTCCGAGAAGACAGCGCCGTTCCACGAGTGATGCCAGGTCAGATAATTCTCGGCGGAGCAGTCCTGACCCCAGATCAACTTGACGCGATGAGAAATGAGATAGTAGCCGTCACGCTGGAAAGCGGTGACAGCATTCTGAAGCGTATTGGCGCGCCGCTTTCGGGGAGTTTGCCGTATCTTCGGCAGTTTGAGACGATCGGCGGGCTTGGAGCTTCCGTAGTAATCGCGACCGAACAAGTAGAAGGCGCACCAGACCTGCCTGTGATGCTCAATGCACGTCTCGTATTGGGTGTTGTCTATGATACATAGCTAGGCGCTCGCCAGAGCGAAGGTCAGTTTCTGCCGAATTCGACTTGAGTAGTGCTGGTCACTCAACAATCCATCTCATTCAGGGAATGGTAGAATCCATACACAATTCGAGCGTCTGTTCTTGCCGAAAGGCGTCGTTGAATAGTCACCTCGGCAGCCGACTTCGTCCCAAAAGCGGTTTACTTGGGTTCGCTTAGAATGTCGGCTTTCGGGAAACCATCATAACAGATTCGGTGTCTGAAATAAGGCGATTACCGTCCGTCTGTTCAGTTCCGGTAACTTATTAATACTGAAATACTTATTCTAGTATATTTATTTATATCAAGCCATTTCTATAAAATAAAAATAAATCATATTTGTGAATTTGGTATTATATTCTCAGAATTACTCCCCATTTCTTGGGAGGTACAATTTGTGCCTGTAGGAGAATAATTCGTATGAGTAAAGCTGTTTATGTAGAGGCTCGTCCTAAAGGACGGCCAGAAGGAACTGCTATTTCTGAGTATGTGGTGGAAGAATCTGGAGATCGTGTTCTTCACACAGCGGCGACACAAGTCGCAGCAATTACGTGGTCAAAAGCACAAGGCTATACGCCTCATGTCGCACGCGTTCGTCACCTGAATGATAAGCGTAATCCGGCCCATTGGCGCGCTGTTTAATTATAAAGCATGCCGTTATCCCATGAGGTTGCAAACACCTCATGGGATTAACCTAGACGCAACCCGACATTCCCTTCCAAATGCATCATGGTGCCGAAATTTATGAAAATGCACGCACGGTCATTGGTCGAGAAGAAACAGATCGCATTTTATGTCAAATATGGCAGAGAAAGCGGCGTTATATTTTTAATTGAAAAATAAAAGAGTGTTGAAATGCTTGAGGTCTATCCAAATTTATTTGTTG harbors:
- a CDS encoding DUF2274 domain-containing protein, which codes for MTKLRISAIPDSRPVKLTIELTAEIHRDLLLYVELVSGTAGEPADTVTDAARLVPLMVGRFMETDRAFQKQRHSRVARTKSAGSGPGNAL
- a CDS encoding TrbI/VirB10 family protein; its protein translation is MDGRRPAVPSSTSDLRLRAERPKVVRLSRYVVWGLAGTAMIGIGLALGYALQNSGRQGAPSVVQESDARPSADGLDALPKDYTGVPKLGPPLPGDLGKPILKAQQEGRAGPVSGMGDHRAEQEVAAAIASKLFVQTRDGGRQDNELPIAAPATGGNVTAAQSGANDRQAANRAFLAGEPDRVTVSPDRLTPQASPYVIQAGTVIAGALNTKVSSDLPGQLIGHVTQNVYDSPTGRYLLVPQGSTLFGSYNSSISFGQQRTQVIWTRLIRPDGESIVFDRMPGADAIGQTGLKDLVDQHWGQLFKAALVTTLLSVGSEAGTSWGENNLFQAIRSGASNGFSMVGNRLIDRSMDVQPTLTDRPGLPFTLIVNRDLVLKPWHQQEGASP
- a CDS encoding ATP-binding protein, which encodes MFEPTSPITVFEGWNGSGKTSLMNSVIWCLTGKLLRPQRIPESGEAEFHCEIDRGAMQETSQHKISAVTPLPSSQHWLPAAAAKTVPADTWVELTFELEDGTHLPPIRRTQSRKTNGKLEEVGPNPADLGLDPIAFNLGTTMPGLLPYLQVGNPSELGLAVASLTGLSDLVALAKHAKRARAKIAGDITKERKTGLEQIETEYRQHRTDLEQRISEFPGMAPVADLPAITDHPAAFATLSQHFEDLKASGLGHARDVLGDMFDASDASQRQNLEQCIAPALEQVRRLSQLPSMEKLGALKLEIDARQAVDSLVDRLFDEATMLDELSANPILERRTQLYARVTDWMHEHGEAHHDRCPVCHQSLAGVVDAEAGGLVADHLRQVAGDSEILAKTIAQWAEGWTGKLARDLPEALRRCLQKDLPESPSAIFRTALLDDLFRTEGFAGVLFSLRSNVEKLTNQAMARLPAFTEPEQRVLPSRVGAHVAILNKSLNRLIRGLAFVDWMKAHRDELVVVLDEVRGKADSNDRQASGLRAQLIRLDAIVKGVAPINAAINLSKRMGTAQGAHKRTLKAIEDCTTAVAALDEIIPIGDLATAQVEGLQARLHNRAEYWRNAIYQNATTLSPKPHRTGLTPQGAIAIQVGRDGVNAPAQHVSNASALRASLLGFYFAFREHVLETNGGLSLMILDDPQDLLDYDNRARLARALDQLAEGGAQILATTYDRSFGRTLVAEARGANRVEHRAVHPVNASRATLETSLAIEDLDRKRNEFVSNADSAFHAQDYANQARIFLETRLGDLFDDPAYPAFSAPTDAPTLMPLLGRLRSLITARSNELFRSPVLSRFCDDPALADGAEPRRVLNEAHHRNANALSYIDVQNVDMDLKRLRSAVERVHEEFRRYRWREPLQETAPDNVVPLTAVAIPAFSVPIVQDIAAFSSQVPSGGSQELSLETLSSQWFDDKSLFYIRRDTMGFTIPAGSIAIVESTPSSPADHELVIGRRGTQAFARRLLRPRNGEGYSLAAEATDPRSGRPTLAFENHELDLHRVVGALFVQTPPPVGREEAVFLDEHPALGRIEVAYRVREDSAVPRVMPGQIILGGAVLTPDQLDAMRNEIVAVTLESGDSILKRIGAPLSGSLPYLRQFETIGGLGASVVIATEQVEGAPDLPVMLNARLVLGVVYDT
- a CDS encoding LysR family transcriptional regulator — encoded protein: MTIETRHLRYAIAALEQGSIRKAALKLGVRQMTVVRHIEALENHVGYSLFTRRRDGVHPTDDGTTFMQAARRILQDMESLTAHARSNRHKRGERIAIGFYTSVSTGNLRATLTEFRSRYPDLQWRLVGGTRRELLAAVERGHLDIAIVTAGELNWPEGSLPLWPERCIAVLPAKHPLAGEAVLEWMMLKKERFLVSSLDPGQELTRIIRACLGRGSHHPTLIEHDIPLASLRPFVSEDRGIMIDCESSTGETLPGIVYRELRFENAPSELRFAACWLRSNPSRPLASFLSLLRERYPDLIPPTSSEPPVNGAVSGTPDPSP
- the trbG gene encoding P-type conjugative transfer protein TrbG; its protein translation is MIRRALRFLPLLILPLAGCAQQYHPPAIRYDDAVQATRLPDPPKPVQVVEVPKPLPLPGQLKPLPPRRAAHLAPEVADPTARVTQANLAARIQPTRAGFINAVQVYPYSPGALYQVYTSPGEITDIMLQQGERLVGTGPVAAGDTVRWIIGDTESGTGATKRIHILVKPTRPDLTTNLIVNTDRRTYLAELRSTPATYMASVSWNYPEDDLIALHRQDSAADEAASVDAGLDLNALNFRYAIQPVKGGTPPWLPSRAFDDGHKVYIAFPSGIGQGELPPLFVLAADGGPELVNYRVRQNWMIVDRLFAAAELRLGDKQSEQRVRIVRTDGRRS